One Tolypothrix bouteillei VB521301 DNA window includes the following coding sequences:
- a CDS encoding histidine phosphatase family protein, whose translation MTRVIIVRHGQSTYNAEKRIQGRTDASKLTEQGRADSAKVGKALANIAFSAIYTSPLQRAKYTAETIHQELANHSKQCPVPQTSEKLLEIDLPLWQGLASAEVKEKFPEDYRIWQETPDRLQMLIQNGEETKEFFPVLALYEQARQFWQEALQRHQGETILIVGHNGINRALIGTALSIPASRYHSIQQSNCNITVLNFAGGLEESVQLESLNQTQHLGETLPSLRPNHQGVRLLLVRHGETEWNRQTRFQGQIDVPLNDNGRQQAQKASQFLKDVAIDFAVSSPMLRPKETAEIILASHPHLELQLYDGLREISHGLWEGKLEEEIEQEFPGELHRWRTIPAEVQMPEGENLQQVWDRAVIAWQAIVETALAKGLKTGLVVAHDATNKTLLCHILGLSSEQFWNFRQGNGAVSVIDYPSGTNSLPVLQAMNITAHLGGGVLDKTAAGAL comes from the coding sequence GTGACCCGTGTGATTATTGTGCGTCACGGTCAAAGCACATACAACGCCGAAAAACGCATACAAGGACGTACTGATGCATCCAAGCTCACAGAACAAGGTCGTGCTGATTCGGCTAAAGTGGGCAAAGCTCTTGCTAATATCGCATTTAGCGCAATATACACTAGCCCCCTACAACGAGCCAAATACACAGCAGAGACTATTCATCAAGAATTAGCCAATCATTCCAAACAATGTCCTGTTCCCCAAACTTCTGAAAAGTTACTAGAAATTGACCTTCCTTTATGGCAAGGGTTGGCGAGTGCTGAAGTTAAGGAGAAGTTTCCTGAAGACTATCGCATTTGGCAGGAAACACCGGATCGACTCCAAATGCTAATTCAAAATGGTGAAGAAACCAAAGAATTCTTTCCCGTCCTAGCTTTATACGAACAAGCGCGTCAATTTTGGCAAGAGGCTTTACAACGCCATCAAGGTGAAACTATTCTGATTGTTGGACATAACGGTATTAATCGTGCTTTGATTGGCACGGCACTTTCGATTCCCGCATCTCGCTACCATTCCATACAACAATCCAACTGTAATATTACCGTCCTCAATTTTGCTGGAGGTTTGGAGGAATCAGTCCAACTGGAATCTCTCAATCAAACCCAACACCTTGGAGAAACTTTACCCTCCTTAAGACCCAATCATCAAGGGGTACGATTATTATTAGTGCGGCATGGAGAAACTGAGTGGAACCGCCAAACAAGATTTCAAGGTCAAATTGATGTTCCTCTAAATGATAATGGCAGACAGCAGGCTCAGAAAGCTTCCCAATTTCTCAAAGATGTTGCCATTGATTTTGCCGTGAGTAGTCCAATGCTGCGTCCTAAAGAAACAGCAGAAATTATTTTGGCATCTCATCCCCATCTAGAATTGCAACTATATGATGGTTTGAGAGAAATCAGCCACGGGCTTTGGGAAGGAAAATTAGAAGAAGAAATTGAGCAAGAATTTCCCGGCGAACTGCATCGCTGGCGTACAATACCTGCCGAAGTGCAGATGCCAGAAGGGGAAAATTTGCAGCAAGTTTGGGATCGTGCTGTCATAGCATGGCAAGCTATTGTAGAAACAGCATTAGCAAAGGGTCTTAAAACCGGCTTGGTCGTCGCTCACGATGCGACTAATAAAACTTTACTCTGTCATATTCTGGGTTTGTCTTCAGAACAATTCTGGAATTTCCGTCAAGGAAATGGTGCAGTTAGCGTTATCGATTACCCATCGGGTACTAATAGTTTGCCAGTACTGCAAGCAATGAACATTACCGCTCACTTAGGTGGAGGTGTATTGGATAAAACAGCAGCAGGCGCATTGTAG
- a CDS encoding DNA cytosine methyltransferase, with protein MSLFSTQDDCKSLQKKKKAKLGRYGRIQRELETSDRDPYKVLIECEPPPLAAYNYKFVDLFCGAGGMTQGFAQAGFQPVASVEVNEIASATHKMNFPKCHHFCGDIEKFDSHQWLSEINSPEIHLVVGGPPCQGFSVAGKRDSKDPRNRLFREFVRVVSEIQPWYVVMENVPGILTIDKGALREEICQAFASIGYPHVSVAILESAAYGVPQIRPRAIFIANRFGMANPYPKVQLLSDQYKPIESAIADLPEYTPIPEINHQWTRHSPEYMERIAQVPPGGSLYTKYVDAFKRQYPGLPSMTVKENHGGTHIHPYLNRVISAREMARLQTFPDTFLFAGSMKKAMWQIGNAVPPRLVECIGYGLIPSLNEIYRNLSQEEIN; from the coding sequence ATGTCTTTGTTTTCAACCCAAGACGATTGCAAGTCTTTACAAAAGAAAAAAAAAGCTAAACTAGGACGCTATGGACGTATCCAAAGAGAACTGGAAACATCAGATCGAGATCCCTACAAAGTCTTGATTGAATGTGAGCCGCCACCACTAGCAGCCTATAACTACAAATTTGTGGATTTGTTTTGCGGTGCGGGGGGAATGACACAGGGTTTTGCTCAAGCTGGATTTCAGCCAGTCGCAAGTGTAGAAGTCAATGAAATTGCTTCTGCTACTCATAAAATGAACTTTCCCAAGTGTCACCATTTTTGTGGCGATATAGAAAAATTTGATTCGCATCAATGGTTGTCTGAAATTAATTCGCCTGAAATCCATCTTGTTGTGGGTGGACCGCCATGTCAGGGATTTTCTGTTGCAGGAAAACGGGACTCTAAAGACCCTCGGAATCGGTTGTTTCGTGAATTTGTGCGAGTTGTTTCGGAAATCCAACCCTGGTATGTTGTTATGGAAAATGTACCGGGAATTTTAACGATCGATAAGGGGGCTCTCAGGGAAGAAATTTGCCAAGCTTTTGCAAGTATTGGTTATCCTCATGTATCTGTTGCTATTTTAGAATCTGCAGCATATGGAGTTCCTCAAATTCGCCCCAGAGCCATTTTTATTGCCAATCGATTTGGCATGGCAAACCCGTATCCAAAAGTACAATTGTTATCTGACCAATACAAACCCATTGAATCAGCAATTGCCGATTTGCCAGAGTATACACCTATACCAGAGATTAACCATCAATGGACTCGTCATTCTCCTGAGTATATGGAAAGAATTGCTCAAGTTCCACCAGGAGGTTCTTTATACACAAAATATGTTGATGCTTTCAAGCGTCAATACCCAGGGTTACCCAGTATGACAGTCAAAGAAAACCATGGTGGAACACACATTCATCCTTATCTCAATCGCGTAATTTCAGCACGCGAAATGGCAAGGTTGCAAACATTTCCAGATACATTTCTTTTTGCAGGTTCCATGAAAAAAGCAATGTGGCAAATTGGAAATGCCGTACCGCCTCGCCTAGTAGAGTGTATTGGGTACGGGCTCATTCCTTCCTTAAATGAAATATACAGAAACCTCTCGCAAGAGGAAATAAACTAA
- a CDS encoding PD-(D/E)XK nuclease family protein, protein MPSKIELLPPINAKCVRENGKQFYVDTLGNRFPSVTTILNVTKPQEERDRLNNWKFRVGMEEATRISTTASRRGTQTHKQIERYLLGKNVDCPEASLPYWESIKPVLEEIDTIRLVEGSVFHYNKSYSGKVDCVASYKGVPCICEWKTSDKPKESIERLYEYPLQLTAYLGAVNDYYRDYGIKIDRALLVVAIPEREAEIFWFEPEAMQGYWEKWEKRVVEYWQRMGNEYNK, encoded by the coding sequence ATGCCTTCTAAGATAGAACTTCTACCCCCCATCAATGCTAAGTGCGTGCGGGAAAATGGCAAACAATTTTATGTGGACACTTTGGGAAACCGTTTTCCCAGCGTGACAACCATACTAAATGTTACAAAACCGCAAGAGGAACGCGACAGACTCAACAATTGGAAATTTCGTGTTGGGATGGAAGAAGCAACTCGTATTTCCACAACAGCAAGCCGTCGGGGAACTCAAACTCACAAACAAATTGAACGTTATTTGCTTGGAAAGAACGTTGATTGTCCTGAAGCGAGTCTTCCTTATTGGGAAAGTATCAAGCCTGTCTTAGAAGAAATTGATACAATAAGACTTGTGGAAGGTTCGGTGTTTCACTACAACAAAAGCTATTCTGGTAAAGTCGATTGTGTCGCTAGTTATAAGGGTGTACCTTGTATTTGTGAGTGGAAGACATCAGATAAGCCTAAAGAATCGATTGAGCGATTGTACGAATATCCATTGCAACTAACGGCTTATTTAGGAGCAGTGAACGATTACTATCGAGATTATGGTATTAAGATAGATCGTGCTTTGTTAGTTGTGGCAATTCCGGAGAGAGAGGCTGAGATATTTTGGTTTGAACCAGAAGCCATGCAAGGGTATTGGGAAAAATGGGAAAAAAGGGTTGTTGAGTATTGGCAAAGAATGGGTAACGAATACAATAAGTAG
- a CDS encoding Uma2 family endonuclease, which produces MTKAVPKLLTFDDFMTKYGDNERYELIDGELLDMEPTGPHEEVAAFILRKVNVEIDRLSVGWFTPTRCLIKPLGTTTAFRPDVVVLDKATIVNEPLWQDEPVITLGTSVKLVVEVVSTNWQNDYARKVEDYSTLGIPEYWIVDYLGLGGRDYIGNPKQPTISIYLLSSSRNQYQKPTQFRGSDRIISPTFKDIQLTAEQIFATGN; this is translated from the coding sequence ATGACAAAAGCTGTTCCGAAACTCCTGACATTTGATGACTTCATGACTAAATATGGAGATAATGAACGCTACGAATTAATTGACGGAGAACTTCTTGATATGGAACCAACCGGACCACATGAAGAAGTAGCTGCTTTTATCTTACGAAAAGTGAATGTTGAAATAGATCGATTGAGCGTTGGTTGGTTTACACCTACACGTTGTTTAATAAAACCTCTAGGCACAACAACAGCTTTCCGTCCTGATGTCGTAGTGCTAGATAAAGCTACAATTGTTAATGAACCTTTATGGCAAGATGAACCTGTCATTACTTTAGGAACTTCTGTCAAACTCGTAGTAGAAGTCGTCAGTACTAACTGGCAAAATGATTATGCGCGAAAAGTCGAAGACTACAGTACATTAGGTATCCCAGAATACTGGATTGTAGATTATTTAGGCTTAGGAGGTCGAGATTATATTGGCAATCCAAAGCAACCGACAATATCGATTTACCTGTTATCATCTAGTAGAAACCAATATCAAAAACCTACCCAATTTCGAGGTAGTGACCGTATCATATCACCTACATTCAAAGATATACAGCTAACTGCAGAACAAATTTTTGCTACAGGCAATTAA
- a CDS encoding DUF790 family protein, whose translation MLPTDLLSHRQNGEEILPKRLKVDDKNLEIATELIGFFQKAVSSSQGVLERQLLEFEGDTPDYKIKRGLAYILKSSFCTFEVVSPLEPQMLREKVFALAAKSVPSRELTEVTLQAIADELSRELEREVVSEQVRNGLYADLSENKILTAFDAPQSESLLHRYNLSQVQGVFYKASQLTINAHRNVPGQYKLLFRYLKLFQLMSYIEGDADHGFTITIDGPTSLFTPSTRYGLAIAKLIPALLHVTKWSLAATLQIRDVYTNTWKTGRFTLNSDCGLVTHYPPGKPYDSMLEHSFADKWDALKTDWVLEREVDLIPIPGSVMIPDFRLVHPDGRSFLLEIVGYWRPEYLQKKFAQVRRAQSHNLILAISERLNLEKAGVKLNDVPARIIWFKDKLLPKSVLAVLE comes from the coding sequence ATGTTACCAACTGATTTACTCAGTCACAGACAAAATGGGGAAGAAATTCTTCCTAAGAGGTTGAAGGTTGATGATAAAAATTTAGAGATAGCAACGGAGTTGATTGGTTTTTTTCAAAAGGCGGTGAGTAGTTCTCAAGGAGTTCTCGAGCGCCAACTGTTGGAGTTTGAGGGTGATACTCCAGATTACAAGATAAAGCGTGGTTTGGCTTATATTTTAAAAAGCAGTTTTTGCACGTTTGAGGTGGTTAGTCCTTTGGAACCTCAAATGTTAAGAGAAAAGGTTTTTGCTTTGGCGGCTAAGTCTGTTCCAAGCCGTGAATTGACAGAGGTGACTTTGCAAGCGATCGCTGATGAATTAAGTCGCGAACTCGAACGGGAAGTTGTGTCGGAACAGGTGCGTAATGGATTGTATGCGGATTTATCTGAGAATAAAATTTTAACTGCTTTTGATGCACCGCAGTCAGAAAGTTTGTTACACCGCTACAACTTATCTCAGGTACAGGGGGTGTTTTATAAGGCGAGCCAATTAACAATTAACGCTCATCGAAACGTTCCGGGACAATACAAGCTTTTGTTTCGATATCTCAAATTGTTTCAATTAATGTCTTACATAGAGGGAGATGCTGACCACGGATTTACGATTACAATTGATGGTCCTACAAGTTTGTTTACTCCCAGTACGCGGTATGGTTTGGCAATTGCTAAACTTATACCAGCTTTACTTCATGTTACAAAATGGAGTCTTGCTGCTACGCTTCAAATTCGGGATGTTTACACCAATACTTGGAAAACAGGGCGGTTTACTTTGAATTCTGATTGCGGTTTGGTGACTCATTATCCCCCAGGGAAACCGTATGACAGTATGTTAGAGCATTCTTTTGCTGATAAGTGGGATGCTCTCAAAACTGATTGGGTACTGGAGCGAGAAGTTGACTTAATTCCGATACCTGGAAGTGTAATGATTCCGGATTTTAGATTGGTTCATCCCGACGGACGCTCCTTTTTATTAGAAATTGTAGGATATTGGCGACCGGAGTATTTGCAAAAAAAGTTTGCACAGGTGCGTCGCGCTCAGTCTCATAATTTGATTTTAGCTATTTCTGAGCGATTGAATTTGGAAAAAGCAGGTGTTAAATTGAATGATGTACCTGCTCGTATTATTTGGTTTAAAGATAAATTATTACCGAAATCTGTCTTGGCGGTGCTTGAGTGA
- a CDS encoding DEAD/DEAH box helicase family protein produces MGRTPTLTFDRGTLILHPPPRGKGWMDFATWDDRVEKFRIPAIQYRPLVEALQAENTSFIDEAKEFYPIELASSLEMEPYPHQSEALAAWKLAGRQGVVVLPTAAGKTYLAQMAMQSTPRTTLIVVPTLDLMHQWYAHLKAAFPDAEVGLLGGGSRDKTPILVSTYDSAAIHAETLGDRYALLIFDECHHLPTDFNRVIAEYAIAPYRLGLSATPERTDGKHADLNILIGPEVYRKRAEELAGKALAEHEIVQIKVKLSQQEREKYNQLIQTRNDFLKESKISLGSMQGWQRFVQMSARSQAGRRAMLAHREAKEIALGTDGKLRILLDLLTQHYPERVLIFTADNATVYRISQELLIPAITHQTPVKERHEILTKFREGEYRTLVASHVLNEGVDVPSASVAIILSGTGSAREYIQRLGRVLRRGKEGNKQAVLYEVVAENTTEEGTSARRRGVERKQRSKESGERGRENLQVVYGSGQGKSYKAAEQLDLNYKTENPESKI; encoded by the coding sequence ATGGGTCGCACCCCTACATTAACCTTTGATCGTGGCACATTAATTTTGCATCCACCACCTCGCGGTAAAGGCTGGATGGATTTTGCTACGTGGGATGACAGGGTAGAAAAATTTCGGATTCCAGCCATTCAATACCGTCCTTTGGTAGAAGCGCTACAAGCAGAAAACACCAGTTTTATTGACGAGGCTAAAGAGTTTTACCCAATAGAGTTGGCTTCAAGTTTGGAAATGGAGCCCTATCCCCACCAAAGCGAGGCGCTAGCCGCTTGGAAGTTGGCGGGAAGACAGGGGGTAGTGGTACTACCAACAGCAGCCGGAAAGACTTATTTAGCGCAGATGGCAATGCAATCGACGCCTCGCACGACTCTGATTGTTGTCCCAACCCTGGATTTAATGCACCAGTGGTACGCTCATTTAAAAGCAGCATTTCCTGACGCTGAAGTGGGACTGTTAGGAGGTGGTTCTCGGGATAAAACACCCATTCTCGTGTCAACTTACGATAGTGCAGCCATTCATGCAGAAACACTTGGGGATCGGTACGCTTTGCTGATTTTTGATGAATGTCACCACCTACCAACGGATTTTAACCGCGTAATTGCTGAATATGCGATCGCACCCTATCGTTTGGGATTATCGGCTACACCAGAACGAACTGATGGGAAGCATGCGGATTTAAATATTTTAATAGGACCGGAGGTTTATCGTAAAAGGGCTGAGGAACTCGCGGGTAAAGCCCTAGCAGAACACGAAATTGTCCAAATTAAAGTCAAACTTTCACAACAAGAACGGGAAAAATACAATCAATTGATTCAAACTCGCAATGATTTTTTGAAAGAATCAAAAATTTCTTTGGGTAGCATGCAAGGTTGGCAAAGATTTGTGCAAATGAGTGCGCGTTCTCAAGCAGGACGTAGGGCAATGCTAGCACATCGTGAAGCTAAGGAAATTGCTTTGGGAACTGATGGAAAATTGCGAATTTTGTTAGATTTATTAACACAGCATTATCCGGAACGAGTTTTAATTTTTACTGCTGATAATGCGACGGTTTATCGCATTTCTCAAGAATTGTTAATTCCTGCGATTACTCATCAAACTCCTGTCAAAGAACGGCATGAAATTTTAACGAAATTTCGGGAGGGAGAGTATAGGACTTTGGTGGCTTCTCACGTGTTGAATGAGGGTGTAGATGTGCCTTCAGCTTCTGTTGCTATTATTTTATCAGGAACTGGTTCGGCAAGGGAGTACATTCAACGTTTGGGAAGGGTTTTGAGAAGGGGGAAAGAAGGGAACAAGCAAGCAGTGTTGTATGAGGTGGTGGCTGAGAATACAACTGAGGAAGGGACTTCGGCTAGGAGGCGCGGTGTTGAAAGAAAGCAGAGAAGCAAGGAGTCAGGAGAGCGGGGAAGAGAGAATTTGCAGGTGGTTTATGGAAGCGGTCAGGGGAAAAGTTATAAAGCAGCCGAACAGTTGGATTTGAATTATAAGACTGAAAATCCAGAATCTAAAATCTAA
- a CDS encoding adenylate/guanylate cyclase domain-containing protein yields the protein MINRNGSDKTQVNAFINQIKSHWKRPPSLFDSYNVQRHRFTLKRLRLQAQLMLIVGLTVIAFFLWLNVQPSGKFSALTLGVCIEIIIGTCLFFSKTQLGYRHPHLIFLSLSWSVTCINQIGTALLFHVIEPRIGIWNLMFLTQATMVPVLWHLHMISQIGTIFCYLTLYGLFHPTLKYPFPYYVEQGLYLFWTCVICNLSVYFYDKLRKEEFHTRKDLEVAQEKSDKLLLNILPETIASKLKHQRTTIADHFHEVTVLFADIVGFTELSSHTSPTELVELLNEIFSKFDKLAEQHGVEKIKTIGDAYMAVAGLPIPRSDHALTMAKMALDMQRTIQQFNQERDLSFRIRIGISTGPVVAGVIGLKKFTYDLWGDTVNTASRMESHGIADCIQVCEASYERLKDKFLLEKRGLISVKGKGKMMTYLLKAEYIKN from the coding sequence ATGATAAATCGGAATGGCTCAGATAAAACACAAGTTAATGCATTTATCAACCAGATCAAATCCCACTGGAAAAGACCCCCCAGTCTTTTTGACTCTTACAATGTCCAGCGTCATCGCTTTACTCTCAAGCGACTGCGACTGCAAGCGCAGCTTATGCTAATTGTTGGTTTAACAGTTATTGCATTTTTCTTGTGGCTTAACGTACAACCTTCAGGTAAATTTTCTGCGCTTACTCTTGGAGTTTGTATAGAAATAATAATCGGTACTTGTTTGTTTTTCTCCAAAACTCAACTCGGTTACCGTCACCCTCACCTTATCTTTTTAAGTTTAAGTTGGTCTGTAACTTGTATCAATCAAATTGGTACCGCTTTACTTTTTCATGTGATTGAGCCAAGAATAGGCATTTGGAATTTAATGTTTCTCACTCAAGCAACGATGGTTCCTGTCCTGTGGCATCTCCATATGATTTCTCAAATAGGAACTATCTTTTGTTACCTGACCTTATACGGACTGTTTCATCCCACTCTAAAATATCCGTTTCCCTATTATGTCGAACAAGGATTGTATTTATTCTGGACTTGTGTTATTTGTAATTTGTCTGTTTATTTTTACGATAAATTACGAAAAGAAGAATTTCACACTCGCAAAGATTTAGAAGTCGCTCAGGAAAAGTCAGATAAATTATTACTCAATATTTTGCCAGAAACCATCGCGTCTAAATTGAAGCACCAGCGAACTACAATTGCCGATCATTTTCATGAAGTGACAGTTTTGTTTGCAGATATTGTTGGCTTTACAGAACTTTCAAGTCATACCTCTCCAACGGAATTGGTCGAGTTACTAAATGAAATTTTTTCCAAATTTGACAAACTAGCAGAACAGCATGGAGTAGAAAAAATTAAAACAATTGGTGATGCTTACATGGCTGTAGCCGGATTACCCATTCCCCGTAGCGACCACGCACTTACAATGGCTAAGATGGCATTGGATATGCAACGCACCATACAACAGTTTAACCAAGAGAGAGATTTGTCGTTTCGCATCCGAATTGGTATTAGTACCGGACCTGTGGTAGCAGGTGTGATTGGTTTGAAGAAGTTTACTTACGATCTTTGGGGAGATACTGTCAATACAGCGAGTCGAATGGAGTCTCACGGAATAGCTGACTGCATTCAAGTTTGTGAAGCGAGTTATGAGCGCTTAAAAGATAAGTTTTTGCTGGAAAAACGGGGTTTAATTTCTGTTAAAGGTAAAGGAAAAATGATGACATATTTACTGAAAGCAGAATATATTAAGAATTAA